Proteins encoded within one genomic window of Edaphobacter lichenicola:
- the gatA gene encoding Asp-tRNA(Asn)/Glu-tRNA(Gln) amidotransferase subunit GatA, protein MNLENLTIDDTRQAIASGETTATALAGQHYERIAFQDGEIHSFLALSRERAMAQAKKIDEMAAKGDPLPPLAGVPVGIKDVLVMRGAPATAGSLILKGYRPPYDATAVAKLEEAGAVLLGKLNCDEFAMGSSNENSAYGPVLNPKALDRVPGGSSGGSAAAVAANFAVATLGTDTGGSIRQPAAFCGVVGVLPTYGRVSRYGLIAFASSLDRVGPLTTTVKDAATVLQVIAGKDVMDATSSTRPVDDYVDGLAKPVQGLRIGVPEEYFGEGLDPEIRSAIDGVVAGLKLVGCVVKPVSLPHTKYAIPTYYVIATAEASSNLSRFDGVRFGLRAEEANTLSAMFRKTRDAGFGAEVKRRILLGTYALSAGYYDAYYRKAQQVRTLLTRDFLTAFADVDVLVAPVTPTPAFKLGEKTDDPVQMYLEDIYSVAASLAGICGVSVPCGQTKEGLPIGVQVLGKHFDESTMLRVAQAVETQQASRESGA, encoded by the coding sequence GTGAACTTGGAAAATCTGACAATCGATGACACACGTCAAGCGATAGCTTCGGGTGAAACCACAGCAACAGCGCTTGCAGGGCAGCACTATGAGCGTATCGCCTTCCAGGATGGCGAGATCCATAGCTTTCTGGCGTTAAGTCGTGAGCGGGCGATGGCCCAGGCTAAGAAGATCGATGAGATGGCCGCCAAGGGTGACCCGTTGCCGCCGCTGGCGGGAGTTCCGGTGGGGATTAAAGATGTTCTCGTAATGAGGGGGGCCCCGGCCACTGCTGGTTCACTCATTTTGAAAGGGTACCGGCCACCGTATGATGCGACTGCCGTCGCGAAGCTGGAAGAGGCCGGGGCGGTGTTGTTGGGAAAGTTGAATTGCGACGAGTTTGCGATGGGTTCGTCGAATGAGAATTCAGCTTACGGACCTGTACTGAATCCAAAGGCGTTAGACCGTGTTCCGGGCGGCTCGAGCGGCGGTTCGGCGGCTGCGGTAGCGGCGAACTTCGCGGTAGCTACACTTGGAACCGATACTGGCGGGTCGATTCGCCAGCCGGCGGCCTTTTGCGGCGTGGTCGGAGTGTTGCCCACGTACGGCAGGGTTAGCCGCTATGGATTGATTGCGTTCGCCTCTTCGCTGGATCGCGTTGGGCCATTGACGACGACCGTAAAAGACGCGGCAACTGTGCTGCAAGTTATTGCAGGAAAAGATGTTATGGATGCAACTTCATCGACCAGGCCGGTGGATGACTATGTTGACGGACTGGCGAAACCTGTTCAGGGCTTGCGGATCGGAGTGCCCGAGGAGTACTTCGGCGAGGGATTGGATCCGGAGATTCGTAGCGCAATCGATGGTGTAGTTGCTGGTCTGAAGCTGGTAGGATGCGTGGTAAAGCCGGTCAGTTTACCCCACACCAAATACGCGATTCCAACCTACTACGTCATTGCTACAGCCGAGGCATCCTCAAATCTCTCTCGGTTCGATGGGGTCAGGTTCGGGTTGAGGGCGGAAGAGGCGAACACGTTATCCGCGATGTTTCGCAAGACTCGAGATGCAGGCTTTGGCGCCGAAGTGAAGCGGCGGATCCTGCTGGGCACCTATGCCCTCAGTGCGGGCTATTATGACGCGTACTACCGCAAGGCGCAGCAGGTTCGAACTCTCCTGACCCGCGACTTTCTGACAGCGTTTGCTGATGTGGATGTGCTGGTGGCTCCGGTAACTCCGACCCCTGCGTTCAAGCTGGGCGAAAAGACGGACGACCCTGTCCAGATGTATCTGGAGGACATTTACTCGGTGGCAGCGAGTCTGGCGGGTATCTGCGGCGTGTCCGTGCCCTGCGGGCAGACGAAGGAAGGACTGCCGATCGGCGTGCAGGTCCTGGGTAAGCATTTCGATGAATCGACCATGCTCCGGGTAGCGCAAGCCGTGGAGACGCAACAAGCGAGTCGGGAATCTGGTGCCTGA